ACATATAAAAAGTCTACTCGATATATTCCATTTGCAATCCAATCTATAATTTTATCTTACAATTTAAAATTTTAATTAAAAACTCATTTAATTAAAACTGATATAAATTATTTAAATATGAAAATTTTAAAATATGTAAATTAATATAATTTATTAAGTTTTTGGGGTTTAAAGAAAAACAGTTGATTTATAGTTTAGAGGAAATTTGTCATGTCCCCGATCCTAGATAGGATCACTGGGACATACCATGAGACGGGGGAACACAAAAGCCAATTGCAAAACACAAAGGTAAATGCTTCATGGTCTGAATATTGGATTTATTTTGAGTCATGTTTGAGACTAAAACAAGAAAACAAAGGAAACTGAAGAAATAGAGCTGGATCGAGCTAAAGAAATAGTGGGACTAATTGGCCGATCTAGAAAGAACCTATGTCCGAGTAAATTAGGTCAGCTGGATCAGCTGATAGTGTGAGCTTAGCTACCAGCTGGCGGAAGCTCAACTCAGTTAAGAAGAGTGTTCGGGGCAATTATGGACCAATGGTCGAGCATGGTTTGATTATAATCGGTCCGTACTCAGACGACAAAGCCTTAACACATGTGGCAAGAGTGCTAAGCGGTTGGGGCAGTTTTTGTCCAAAGAGGCGCGTATGGACAGGTGTTTCGCTTAGGAGGTAGTTGGACGATTTTTCTCTATAAATACAAAGCTTTCGATGCGATTTTGGACACATAATTCGTAGGAAAACACCCAAAAAGTCAGAAAGGAATGCAAAACATAAGAGAAAATTTGTCGTGAAAAGGGGAAGAACTGATTAGAGTCACACCAAGAAAAAAATTTGACAACGGTTGTTTGAAGAGCAATCTGAACATGGATCCAAAGGATAAAAGGAAGGATGTGGGCACTCCTAAGTACACGTCTAAGGTGAGTGGGTTAACCGTCTATGCCATCGGCAATAGAGTGGATCGATCAAATCGGTTCTAGGGTTGAGCGGTTGAAAGCCGTTACATGTTTCTCTCTAACTTGATTGTTTAGTTCTTTTCCTATGCATCACGATTAATGGAGTTAGCCTTAGGGACGAGTAATGGACCATGGCAGTAATCTGGTCCGGTCAGGGGATCCATGGCATAAGGGCTGGACACGTTAGATCACAGATCATGGTCGATTGGATTAATCAATTTATGAGTGACTCGTTTGTCCAGTGGTCAGGCGAGTTGATCTAGATATGAAAACTGAACATATCTGACTTGAATAAGTGACTGAGAAAGTTAATATTTATAAATGGGAAACTCATGTTAGACTTAGAAAGAATCTGAATGTAAGATGCATGATAGAAACCAAACTCACTAAGTTATCGTTAGATTGCTTATGATTTTGTTGGTTTCAGGAACCAAAGGTGATTGTGGGAAAGAATTGTCTTGACCGTGAAAACTCAAAGCCAAGTAAGATAGGTAGGGTGATAGACTAGTTTACGATCAAACATTATAGTAGCTTATTATGCAAGCTCAACAATTGTATTGAATATTTTGTTTTATAAATAAAGAAATCAGTTTATCCTATCTATCTAAATTATTCATATAGACTCTAAACAATGAATAATAGAATGACTGAACTGAGTGTTTTAAAGAATAAGACCTTAAACGGATTGATTGGCTTAGACCTGTTAATAATCAAGCAGTAAGAACTTCCTTTGGCTTAGAAGCCAGATGTGGTTTTACATGATGAAAGGTATGTTTTACTGGAAAGAGTTAGAATGAATAATCCATCACTTTCTCTACAAATATAGTCACTTTATTGAAATAGAAACACTTTTTAAAGAGAGAAGTAGAATGTAATTTTATAGAAGTCTCATCAGGAGATGTAGAAGGTCATGAGCCTAGTCGTCATGTGCCTCTGGGATGCGCCACCATGTACCTCCGACGAGATGCACCGCCATGTGCCTCCGGCGAGACGCGCCGTTATGCTGGCATCGTCACTTTGACGGCGTTGCTATCCAGCAGTTTTATCCCAGGCAGCATCAATCCGGATTCACCATCCATCGTTATTATTCTGATGGCGTCAGTCCGACGTCAGATTTCAAAATTGTTATTGTGGCAGCATAACTGGTGTCTCCGTCAGGTGTTACTCTCATATTATCATTCTGCTTCGTCTCGCTAACATCGCAATTCAGCGTCATCATCATGTGCCGTCTCTCCAATGTCGTCATCCGGCGGTCGTTCTGGATTATCATCCAGTGTCATCACTTTGTGTTGTCATTCCATCATCACCTTGATGTGTTGTCCACATATCTCGTCGTTCCAACTTTGTATCACTCAGAATATCTACTTCGTCATTTAGACCATCTCAAATCCACCTCAACTTCTATCTTTATATTTTTCTAAAATAAAGAATATTTATTATAGAAGTAGATTTGCTCCAATGTGCACATCTATAATCACTTCTATAATAGAGTTTCCCTATTTATAAATGAAAATATAGAAAAATGTTATTACCAACACTAAATATAAAGACAAAAAAATAGCATTCCTCTATATGTTTCTCTAAAATAGAGGAATTCTTTATAGAGTCATATATTGGAGCAAACCAGCTCTACTATAGAGATCTATATGTTAAAGGAAAATATAGATATATACATTGGAGATGAAGATAAACTCAAATCACCTCTAAAATGAAATATAAATGGCCTAATCTTTATTATAATAGTTAGGCCTAGGCAAAAAACCGGAACCGAAGAACCGAACCAAAACCGAATTGAAATACCTGAAACTGGAACCGGACCGAAACTCTCAAATACCCGAATGGTTCCTATATTTCTATAACTGATATAACCAAAATAAACCGAGAACCGAACAGATAGCCGAATATATAAAATATTAATTACATATACATATAACATAACTAAATATATATTTATAATTTAAAAATCTATTAAAATTATCCAAAATTATTTGAAAATAACTAAATTATTATAAAGTATCCGCACTATCCAAAAGTATCTGAAACTATTTGAAAGTATTCAGATAGTTTTATCAGAATCCTAATTATTTGATATTTTATCCTAAATAACCAATAATTTATCTGAATTACCAGAACTACCCGAACCAGAACCAAATGAGAACCAATTTTTCGGGTTATTTTGCGGTTCCTAGTTTTATTATCCGAGCCGAACCGAACCGAACCGAACCGAACTGAACCAAAAATAGGTCCGATTGTAAATGGATCTTCTAGTCCCCTACCCGAACTATCCGATACCCAAAATACCCGAACCAAACTGAACCGATACCTGAAATGCCCATGCCTAATAATTATACATAGACAATCTTTTCACAAAGGTGCAGTTATAATTACAAAAACCCTCAATCACTTTGCCATCATTCAGAGACTTTATTATTAGCAAGATTCTTTGAAATTCTACATCTTAGATTGATTCTTTGTCTTTAATCGAATATAATGTTTGTTGACTTTACCCATTTTCCCTTTTAGCAGTGTCTTTTCCTTCATTTTGTCAGAAAAGTTTGCAAACTATTGACGTTGTCTGGAGCCAGCCTTAAGTGGAAGGAGAGCATGAATGTGCTTGGAGCCTTTCATCATCATAAGTATTTAAAGGGGCAATAATTTCCCAAGTCTGTGTTGAATCAGTTAGAAATAAAAGATTTTGGTGTATAGCTGAAAGTTTCGGTTCCATCCAACATTTCTAAATGTTTTTGAATTATTGGATGTCACGTCAGCGCAGGCTCTGATGTTGTCCGTACCGCAGGTTTTCTTTGCACCATAGGTCGACGTCATGGTAGTATCATCGCAGATGTCAGGGTTCCGTATATATACACATATATGTTTGAATTTTAGAAAATTGAGTACCTGCGCGAATTTTGATTCGTAAAACTCATATACAAAGCAGATTTCCACATCATCAGTCTCCAGAAATACCTTTTTGTACATAAGTAACATAACTATAACCTTTTGTTTGTACAACTCTTCCAAACATAATCATGTGTACCCTTAAACATATATATAAAAGGGGGGAGAAGTCAAAGTCTTCCGCCAAAACCTCCTTGGATATAACGATCTAACTAAATAAAAAAAGATACTCAATATTTATTCGTGTTGATTTCCCACTCATTATGTCATCATTCATCAATATCCTTACCATGTCAAGTCAAATGACTTGAAGATTGATATAATCTAAAGGAGTTCTCATGTGTTGTAGAACTACAAACTCTTTCCCATGTTTTTTATATTCTCACAAACATGTTGGTGTTCTTTGTACCTCGATTTTTCTTCATAACATGGGTTATTGTAGTTTCCCTACAGATGCATGGATATAGAAGTTGCCTCGAGAAGGAAAGGAAGGGATTGTTAGAGCTGAATGCCTATGTCAACTCCGAGTTTCCGTATGATTGGCCTAATGACACGGACAGCGACTGCTGCCAATGGGAAAGAGTCAAGTGTAATTTTACAACTGGAAGTGTGGTTGGCCTCTTCTTAAATTCTACATACACCGTTCGTCCCCTGCTAAATATTTCATTGCTCTATCCTTTTGGTGAACTAAAGACTCTAAACTTAGATTATTTCAACTATACAGGCTGCTGGTTCGATAATATCCATGGTATATCTTTGGATTCATTTTTTTTCATCTCTGTGGCTAACTTTCCATCTACACATTTCAAAATTTTATTGGGTTTTGTTTTGTAGGTTATAAAAGCCTTGGGAAATTGAAAAAGCTTGAGATCCTTGATCTAAGTCACAACTTCGTCAATAACAATGTCTTACCCTTTCTGAATGCTGCTTCACCGCTTAAAACTTTGATTCTTCATGGTAATAATATGAAAGGTCTTTTTCCGATAAAAGGTACGCCCAGTTCTTGTTTTTACTAATGGTGAAACATATAGATGGATATTATCAGTCGTCAAACATAGTTTCATTTATTAATCTTCTTTTTTTTTGTGGCCACCTGTGTTGCAGAACTAAAAGATTTGAAAAATCTAGAACTGCTAGATGTAAGCGGGAACATGCTTAGTGGCCCTTTGCCAGGTAAAGTTAACAATTTTTTTAATTACCTCTCATTCTCGTCACGGAACGACAAAGATATTTTGGAAACAAACAATTTTCAAACTCTGCTCATTTTTGTCTTATCGTAGGTTTTGCGGATTTGCATAAGCTCAAGCTTTGGATTTAAGCGAAAACAAATTTTCTGGAACATTGGAAGAGCAAGGTATTTAAAAAGAAATCAAACTTTTAAGCTTTTATTTACAAGATTAAATATATTTGTTGTTATGAGCTGTTTGGGAGTCTACTACTGAATGAGGTGTCTTTCATATTATTGTAGGACTTTGTCAATTGAAAATTTTACGGGAGCTTGATTTGAGTCGAAACGAGGTTATTGGTCGACTTCCTCAGTGTTTTAGTAGCTTAACTAAACTCGAAGTTCTTGATATATCTTCAAACAAATTCAGTGGGACGAGTCCATATCTTATCAGCAATCCCACTTCTCTTCAGTACTTATCTTTCTCAGATAATGAGTTTGAGGGTGTTTTCTCGGTGGAGTTAATAACTAACCTCTCGAAACTCAAGGTGTTCAAACTTTCATCAAGAACTAGTTTTCTGCAGATAGAAAATAAAATACCATTGCAACCGAGATTTCAGTTGAGTGTCATCGAGTTACAGTATTGTAACTTGGAAACAGTTCCTAGATTTCTTCAACACCAAAAAGATTTGCGTCTGATCAATCTTTCCAACAACAAGTTGACCGGAATATCTCCATCTTGGTTTCTGGAGAACTATCCAAGACTTCAGGTTTTGCCTTTACAGAATAACTCTTTCACCATGCTTCAGTTGCCAAGACTACTACTTAATCACAGTATGCAGATTTTGGATGTATCATCCAATAAGTTTGATCAAGGCCTTCCAGAGAATATCAGACAAGTCCTTACAAATATAAGACACATGAATCTTTCCAATAATGGGTTTCAAGGGAATCTGCCATCTTCGTTTGGTGAGATGAAAAAGATCTCATAATAGTTTCTCCGGGACTCTACCAATGAAACTTCTTACTAGTTGTTACAAGCTGTTTACTTGGAAACTTTCATACAATAGTTTTACTGGTCAAATTTTCTCACAACCAGCAAAGTTGGAGTCTTTGATGGTTTTGATTGCAGATAACAATCAATTCACCGGAATTGGAGATGGGCTGCTTAATTCAACGGGTCTAGTCTATTTCGACTTGTCAAATAATCTTTTACAAGGTGTCATCCCAAGCTGGTTTGGAGGCTTCCATTTCATGTATTTTTCTGTTTCAGTTCTAAAAGGTACAATACCAAGTTCACTCTTTAACATACCCTTCAAACTTCTGGACCTCTCTAGAAACAAGTTTTCGGGGAGCTTGCCTTCCAACTTTAGTGGGAGGCATATGGGTCTGTTTTACTTGCACGACAATGAGTTTCGTGGGCCGGTTCCAAGTACATTGCTAGAAAATGTCATGCTCCTTGATCTGCGTAATAACAAGTTATCCGGGACGATCCCACATTTTGTCAGCAATAGATATATTCTTTATCTTTTGCTGAGCGGTAACACATTAACTGGTCATATTCCTACTAGTCTTTGTGACCTGAAGAGCATCAAGGTTTTGGATCTTTCTAACAACAAATTGAATGGGTCTATACCTTCATGTCTTAACAATGTATCATTTGGACGGAGCTTAGACTATGAGATAGATCCTAATCATGGTGATTCATTTGGCATTGCTGGTGGCGATAATGACTTGGAGGCGTATTCTATGTCCTTTGTTTCTAGGTTCCTGGATTTACCACTTGAGTTTTATCTAGATTACTCAGGCTACTTGGATTTTTCAGTGGAATTTACATCAAAGAGAAGATATGACTCTTACACTGGAGAAAGTTTTGACTTCATATTTGGACTGGATTTTTCGGATAATGAACTTAGTGGTGAAATCCCACGAGAGCTAGGAGATCTTCAGAAAATGCGTGCTTTGAATCTGTCTTATAATTCCTTGTCAGGTCTAGTACCTGAAAGCTTCTCTAATCTAACAGATAAAGAGAGCATTGATCTTTCTTCCAACGTATTGAACGGATCAATACCACATAATCTAACCAAGTTGGATTATTTGGTTATATTCAATGTGTCACACAATAACTTGTCAAGTTCTATTCCAAGTCAAGGAAAATTTTTAACTTTGGATGAAACAAATTACATTGGTAATCCTTTTCTCTGTGGATCACCTGTAAATAGAAGTTGTGATGATAACAATACTACCGGTGAAAAGGAAACAAACTATCGAAGAAAAGATGGTGGTGTCGCAATTGATATGGAGATGTTCTACTGGAGCCTTGGAGCTAGCTACAGTGTGATATTGGTGACATTTATTGTGTTTCTTTGCTTTGATTCATCTTGGCGCCGAGCATGGTTTCGCCTTGTTGATGCTTTTATAAATTGTTTCAAATGTGTTTAATTTGGTGTATTTTTACTGGTATGTAGACTACATGTAATGTTCTTTTGGTTTGAAATTTTTTTGGAAGTTCAAAGTTTGTTATGCACTATTTGGAATGATAATCCCGAGCCATACGGATAGTTTCGGTTCTATCTCTATACATTTCTGTGTCACCAACTTTTTTAAAAGCCTTTATATTAAAATATTTTGGGAAATTGAATCCTATAACTATACAAAAAAATATAATTCACAAAGTAACAATATCAACCTTATGGCTATGGTATACTACATATTAACAGAAAACCAGACAAAAATACCCTTCTATGATGATCAAAACTTCAAACCGTAAATTACTCTTGTGAATACAACGATGTCCGTCGGCAAGTGACTGAATCTGTGTGAAGCTTAAAAAAAACGGGTAGGCGTGATGAATAGATGTAGAAGAATACACAATTAATTGATATGAGAAAGGGAAAGTCGAAACATAATGAAATTTGCCAGACGGTGTTGCGAAGAAGATCTGTGGCAATATTGATGTCAATGTTAATGGATCTAGATCTTAAGGTGAATCACGTGAGCATGTTGCTGGTTAATGATTTGATGATTCATTAAACGACAATGAAGATGAAACTTAGATTTGGAGAAGATGAACAGTGTTAATATATTGTAAAATGATCACATTATAGTATGCATTTTCTTCTCTTCCACCTCCTATGGTGGTTTCTTTTACTCATCCTGCAACTATATTGACAATGTCACCAGTGACAAGGACACTATCTTCTCCACAAATCGGACCTTCTCCTTCGTCTAGTGATTGTTATCATTCACTTCTGAAAAACAACTATTAACATTGAAATGAACTATTTATTATGTTTTTCTCTCTCTCTCTCTCTCTCTCTCTCTCTCTCTCTCTCTCTCTCCAGTGTAGCAAAGGGTCATCATTGTCGGAAACTTCTACTTCGTGCCTTCCCCAAATTATTTTCCAACTTAAAAATATTAACATTATGATATATTGCTTTGTTGTATTTCATTCTATTATAGAAGCATAGAATAGAAATGTAAGTGGTACAGTGCATGAGTATGTATTATGTTTGTTGCAATGATATTTATATGAACGAAATTGTATATATTATTTGTTTAATATATATAGTATAGTACTCCCTCCGTTTTTTAATATAAGTCATTTTAGAATTGTGCACATATATTAAGAAATTATTAATTTTTTATATTTTTTAAACAAAAACATCATTAATTATTTACCTAACTACAAATCAACCAATAATAAAATAGAAGATATATTATCATTGGTCATATAACATTAAACGTTAATAAATTTTACATAGAAAACCGAAAACGTCATATAATTTGGAACACAAAAATTTTTCTAAAACAATTTATATTAAAAAACGGAGGGGGTATAATTTACCAGTTGTGCAAACCGCGTTAAAAGCACAGCCACACGCGGAAAAAGAGTTTCTTGTCCATTATTGCGTCAAATTGACAGATCCTAATAAAATCCTTACATAGTTACTTTCTCAATTTTACAACTCATTATGTATATCTCGCTAATTCACCTAAATATTTTTGGTATTTTTTACAAGAAAAGCAAGAAAAAAATACAAGGATCATCAAACCTCTAATGGGCCCAAAAAATAGAAAACCCACAAAATGACTCGAACTGAAAGTGCCCTTGAAATCTTAACTGCTATTCGACGGCACTCTCTGCCACCAATGAACATGCAACCACTAGAACAAGAAAACCACCGAAGCCACTGTGACAGCAAGAACCCTAAATAAAATGGAAGAACCAAAAACAAGAAACACTATCACACCAGACACCAAAGAGATCTAGACCACCACTCACCGACAGAGGACGGCGAGCGAAGAGACTCATCATAGGTTGCTAAATGATCGAGAGGAAGAAATGACAGAACCGAGTGGTCGTGTTCTTCTGTTGAGGAATAACAGATTAAGGGGTCATATTCCTCAGAATCTATGCAGTCTAAGTAGCATCAAGATTTTGGATCTTGCCAACACAAAATTGAATGGATCTATACCTTCATGTCTCAACAACATATCATTTGGAAGGGGTTCAAGTCATGATAATGATGGATATTCATCATCCTTTGGCCTTGGCTTGGATAATGAATTGGGAGTGTATTCAGGGTCCTTGGATATACAACTTGAGTTTGATCCGGCATATGATAGCAATTTGAAGTTCATATTCGAATTTGCTTCAAAGAGTAGATATGAGTCTTACGGTGAAAGAAGTTTAGACTTTATGTTTGGAATGGATTTGTCCCGGGTGAACTAGGAAATCTTCAGAGAGTATGTTCTTTGAATTTGTCTCGCAATTCCTTTTTAGGTCTAACACCTGAGAGCTTCTCCAATTTAACCGATATAGAGAGCCTTGATCTTTCTTTTAACATGTTGTGGGGACCAATACTTCAAGATCTAGGAAAGTTACACAAAAGGGTTGTATTCAATGCGTCATACAACAACCTATCAGGCTCCATTCTAACTTCCAAGTCAAGGAAAACTTTCTACATTGGATGAATCCATCTATATTGCTAATCCTCATCTTTGTGGATCAGACATAAAAAAAAGTTGTGATGATAACAAATCTGTCATTTTTGAGGAACCTGATTTTCAAGGCGGAGATGACGAAGCATGAATTGATTTAGAGAGTTTCTACTGAGCGTTGCAGCCACCTATGGCGTAACGTGGATGACATTTATTTTGTTTCTTTGCTTTGATTCATCTCAGCGCCGAGCATGGTTTCGTCTTGTTGATGCTTTTATCAGGTGTTTAAAATGTGTTTGATTTGGTGTGTTTTGTTTTGTATTTACAAACTACATGTCATGTTATTTCATTTGGTATCTCTAAATTCAAAGTTTGCAATGCACTATATGGTATATTTTCTTTGAAGTGTTCCCCTTGGAATTAAATAGTCTTCTATTAATGAAACTAGATCTTTTCTCATTTATTACATTTATCATTTTTATTTGTATGTAAATTTTTGTAAATTAAATTATATATAATTAATTTTTAAATTTGTTTTTTTTTTATATTTTTAGGTTGAAGTAAGTATTTCTATTATATGTAACACAATTAACTAATAAAATATGAAGAATTAAGTCCGAAATTTTAGAGTTATGTAAAAAATATATAATTATGTATAGAACATAAATTATCTTAGTTTAAAATATCGGAATCTCATCCCGAATAAATTCACGAAAAAAGTACTCCAATAACTTACTTAAAATATAAAACCCCCTTTTCAAAAAAAAAGTGTACTTAATAATATTTTTTTACGTGTAATAGTTGAAAACTAACAATTGAATATCGATCTAGAATATTATTTTAATATATCTAATGGTAAAATATTAATTGTGATAAACAAATTTTGAATTTTGTAATATTACATGAATTAGAAGTCTTTAAAATCTAAAATCTATTTTATTAACATAATATATTTTTTATTCATTTATTATTGTGACGTTACAAAATATTGCTTTAGTTTTATTTGTATATTAATTTTTTAATAATTTAGTTTCTTTTTAAGTAATTTTAAAATTATCAAGAATATAATATATTTAAANNNNNNNNNNNNNNNNNNNNNNNNNNNNNNNNNNNNNNNNNNNNNNNNNNNNNNNNNNNNNNNCGTTGAGCATATTTAATTTGTAGTTTGTATATTTAATAACACCTTGTTGCGTGCTGTTCTATGGTTTAAATAAATGTGTTGTCATTTCATTTTATTACTACTAACATGATTTTTTAGTGA
This sequence is a window from Brassica oleracea var. oleracea cultivar TO1000 chromosome C1, BOL, whole genome shotgun sequence. Protein-coding genes within it:
- the LOC106303218 gene encoding LOW QUALITY PROTEIN: protein BRASSINOSTEROID INSENSITIVE 1 (The sequence of the model RefSeq protein was modified relative to this genomic sequence to represent the inferred CDS: inserted 3 bases in 2 codons), producing the protein MLVFFVPRFFFITWVIVVSLQMHGYRSCLEKERKGLLELNAYVNSEFPYDWPNDTDSDCCQWERVKCNFTTGSVVGLFLNSTYTVRPLLNISLLYPFGELKTLNLDYFNYTGCWFDNIHGYKSLGKLKKLEILDLSHNFVNNNVLPFLNAASPLKTLILHGNNMKGLFPIKELKDLKNLELLDVSGNMLSGPLPGFADLHKLXALDLSENKFSGTLEEQGLCQLKILRELDLSRNEVIGRLPQCFSSLTKLEVLDISSNKFSGTSPYLISNPTSLQYLSFSDNEFEGVFSVELITNLSKLKVFKLSSRTSFLQIENKIPLQPRFQLSVIELQYCNLETVPRFLQHQKDLRLINLSNNKLTGISPSWFLENYPRLQVLPLQNNSFTMLQLPRLLLNHSMQILDVSSNKFDQGLPENIRQVLTNIRHMNLSNNGFQGNLPSSFGEMKKXSHNSFSGTLPMKLLTSCYKLFTWKLSYNSFTGQIFSQPAKLESLMVLIADNNQFTGIGDGLLNSTGLVYFDLSNNLLQGVIPSWFGGFHFMYFSVSVLKGTIPSSLFNIPFKLLDLSRNKFSGSLPSNFSGRHMGLFYLHDNEFRGPVPSTLLENVMLLDLRNNKLSGTIPHFVSNRYILYLLLSGNTLTGHIPTSLCDLKSIKVLDLSNNKLNGSIPSCLNNVSFGRSLDYEIDPNHGDSFGIAGGDNDLEAYSMSFVSRFLDLPLEFYLDYSGYLDFSVEFTSKRRYDSYTGESFDFIFGLDFSDNELSGEIPRELGDLQKMRALNLSYNSLSGLVPESFSNLTDKESIDLSSNVLNGSIPHNLTKLDYLVIFNVSHNNLSSSIPSQGKFLTLDETNYIGNPFLCGSPVNRSCDDNNTTGEKETNYRRKDGGVAIDMEMFYWSLGASYSVILVTFIVFLCFDSSWRRAWFRLVDAFINCFKCV